From a single Hypomesus transpacificus isolate Combined female chromosome 14, fHypTra1, whole genome shotgun sequence genomic region:
- the LOC124476346 gene encoding carboxypeptidase A1-like: MKGLLILATVLVAVFSKKTFVGDQVLCVFAKDEVQLTVIQDLSEMKQLQLDVWRGSTDIATPVDIRVPFHSLMSVKAYLEARDVQYTIMIKDLQADIDKDEGQMQRSSYAAMTTDDFDYANYHVLDEIYSFQDMLVAENPTLVSKIVIGQSYEGRPLNVLKFSTGGTNRPAIWIDTGIHSREWITPASGAWFAKKIVLDYGHNPALTGILDKMDILLEMMVNPDGYHFTHTNNRMWRKTRKPNPGSSCVGVDANRNWDAGFGTAGSSGNPCDETYRGPTAHSESEIKSIVDFMKAHGNIKAVLSIHSCSQMLLYPYGYTSTSAKDQKELHDLAKKAITDLASLYGTAFRYGSSFNTLYQASGNTIDWAYNQGIKYSYTFELRNTGRYGFIVPANQIIPTAKETWLALMAIMEHTNANTY; the protein is encoded by the exons ATGAAGGGGCTGCTCATTCTGGCAACTGTATTGGTGGCTGTTTTCAGTAAGAAGACTTTTGTGGG GGATCAAGTCCTTTGTGTTTTTGCGAAGGATGAGGTACAACTAACTGTCATCCAAGACCTGTCTGAGATGAAGCAGCTTCAG CTGGATGTCTGGAGAGGGTCTACTGATATTGCCACCCCTGTGGACATCAGAGTTCCCTTCCACAGCCTGATGTCCGTCAAAGCCTACCTGGAGGCCCGGGATGTGCAGTACACCATCATGATCAAGGACCTGCAG GCTGACATTGACAAAGACGAGGGACAGATGCAAAGAAGTTCCTATGCAGCCATGACTACTGATGACTTTGACTATGCCAACTATCACGTCCTTGATGAG ATCTACAGTTTCCAGGATATGCTTGTGGCAGAGAACCCTACATTGGTCAGCAAGATTGTGATTGGCCAGAGCTATGAGGGCCGTCCCTTGAATGTGCTTAAG TTCAGCACTGGAGGAACTAACCGTCCTGCAATTTGGATTGACACTGGCATCCACTCCAGAGAGTGGATTACTCCAGCCAGTGGTGCATGGTTTGCCAAAAAG ATTGTGCTTGATTATGGACATAATCCTGCCCTGACTGGTATCCTGGACAAAATGGACATCCTTCTGGAGATGATGGTTAATCCTGATGGCTATCACTTCACTCATACCAAT AACCGCATGTGGCGTAAAACAAGGAAGCCTAATCCTGGTTCTTCTTGTGTTGGAGTTGACGCCAACAGGAACTGGGATGCCGGTTTTGGAA CTGCCGGCTCCAGCGGGAACCCCTGTGATGAGACCTACCGTGGTCCAACTGCTCACTCTGAGTCTGAGATCAAGTCCATTGTGGACTTCATGAAGGCTCATGGAAATATCAAAGCGGTCCTTTCCATCCATAGCTGCTCCCAGATGCTCCTCTACCCTTACGGCTACACCAGCACCTCTGCTAAGGACCAGAAAGAGCTG CATGACCTGGCTAAAAAAGCCATCACTGATCTGGCCTCCCTGTATGGAACAGCCTTCAGATACGGGAGTTCATTCAACACCCTCT ATCAAGCCAGTGGCAACACCATTGACTGGGCCTACAACCAGGGTATCAAGTACTCCTACACATTTGAGCTGAGAAATACTGGTCGCTATGGATTTATCGTGCCTGCCAATCAGATCATCCCCACTGCTAAGGAGACCTGGCTGGCACTAATGGCCATTATGGAGCACACCAATGCCAACACTTACTAA